Genomic segment of Peribacillus frigoritolerans:
CCGACAGCAATCACCCGGGTATCCTGATTCGTCCCTGATAGAATTTCCTTCGTCAATCTTAGCGCATGCCCCTTTTCCCGTGTAAAAAACACCTCATGGGGAACAGCTTTTGATTTCAGTATTTCCTCGGCTTTTTTCCAAATCTTCAAACTCTCTTCATTTCCAGCCACTGGATTGACAATGAAATACACCGTTTCATTAAGGGGCGGCATGCTCATTTCCTTCTGTTTGGTTATATTCGGCTTCCCATTCAGGTCGCAGGCTGGATGTAGTTTGGCAATATTCAAGCAATGCCTGCGCCCCTTTTAACTGCTGTGCCTTAAGAGGAGACGATATTGCCCGCATCCTTTCAAACCATTCCGGGAAGGTCCGTTTATCCAATATCGTAATATCATAAGGGGCTTCGGGATAATCGACATATCCATTCCGGGATAAAATCACCTTTTTAATCGGCATGTTCACTTCATATAGCTCAAATAACTGGGTGACGATGTTCGTCATCCGATTTGCGCCCAACAAAGGATTGAGCACTTTTTTATCAGGATGCTTATGATGCCTGCGGACCCAGAACCGATCACTCGAACCGATGAATGCAGCGTCTTCTTCCGCTTCCAGAAAAGTGATGCACCAAGCCTCAACAGGGGTCAATAAAATGACTTCGACTTCAACAGGCGCATTTTTTAATAGAAAGATAGGTTTATATAATACGAGAAACGTATCCGGAAAACGCTGCAGAAAAAAGCGGAGCCTCTCATCCAAAAAGAATGATTGGTCCACAAATGACTTTTCACGAAGCGTCGAACTGCCCCATTTCATTTGAAAGCGGAGCAATTGATTTAAATAATTTTGCTTTAATTCATCCAGACTGGCCGGACGGAACGGAAATCTTAATGAAAAAACATTAGTGTCTTCAATCTGGCTCGGCATTGGCAGTTCTTCTGCTTCTGCCTCCTGTTTACCTGTCCGGTGGAAGATGCCTTTAACCTTTTTTAAAAGGCCCTTTGACTCTTCCTGAGGCGGATCGAATTTGACTTGTGTTTCAGTATGTTCGCTATACAACCGATCTAGCTCGCCCGCATTATAAGCAGCCTTCAATTTATCCCATTGCTGTTTTTTCAACCGTGCAAATTGTGTTGGATAACGATAAATATCCTGCTCATACCGGGAAATATAATCCTGCATCTTTATGAGCTGTGCCATTCGACCACCACCCATCTCTCTATTTTTAAAGGTTTATCGTAAAAATCTTCTCGTAAGAAGGGGAAGCTCCAAGATGTGTTTGATATAACGCAACCTGATCTGCTTCAAAATGCTTATCCTGCAAATTCGCTAGCTGGCGGACGCTCTCCAACGAAAAGGGACTATTCCCCTCGAATTTTCTTGCCAGCGTTATATGAGGCTTAAACGGCTTTTTATCAAGTTCAAAACCCGCTTCGATACAAGAATTATAGACTTTCCTTTGGATGGCAAAAAGCCTATCTTGCTGTTTGACGCCTGCCCAAAGAATCCTTGGACTGTCACTCTTGCCAAAACCGCCGATATCGCCGAGTTCCAAGCCGAATGAAGCCTCATTGGAAAGCTCGCTTTCCACACGCCCCATGGCTCCCTCTTTCAATGTATCGGGAGCATTGCCCAAAAATGCCATCGTAATATGATAATCGGCTGGATGCAGCCATTTCTTAAATGGAAATTCTGGCTTAAGCTGTTCCGTAACAGCATTTAAATAAGCCTTAATATCATCAGGCAATACTAAAGCAAAGAAAAAATGAGTATTCATGGTCACTTTCATTCCTTCCTATTTTCCCTTTAATTTTACCATAATTCCGATTGCATATACCTTTTCTTGGGCTTCCTAATAAATATTCCCTCCATCAGGAATATTCAAATCTAACTTACTATGAACGCGGTCCAGGAGGGATTTTTTCGGGCTGGGTCGGATTATACACGAACTGGGTCGGATTATCTCCGCGCTAGGTCGAATTTTCACTGAACTGGGTCGGATTAACGAAACACACAGCAAAAATCCAAACAAAAAAGGACCAAAGATTGGTCCTTCCCTGCTTCTTTTAACTGAAAAGTGTTTCGTAAAGCAGGAACAAGTTCAGTCCAATGATAAGTACAGCTATAAGCCAAGCGACGCTCGAGGTGATTTTATGGTTGACCAGGCTGCCCATGATTTTTTTATTGCTTGTAAACATGATCAAGGGCACTAAGGCAAACGCGATGCCAAACGAGAGTACAACTTGGCTCATCACAAGTGCTTTGGATGGATTCACTCCCCATAATATTATGAGCAGGGGCGGGACGGTGGTAATGACCCTTCTTAAATAAATCGGTATATGTCTTTTAATGAATCCTTGCAT
This window contains:
- a CDS encoding NERD domain-containing protein — its product is MAQLIKMQDYISRYEQDIYRYPTQFARLKKQQWDKLKAAYNAGELDRLYSEHTETQVKFDPPQEESKGLLKKVKGIFHRTGKQEAEAEELPMPSQIEDTNVFSLRFPFRPASLDELKQNYLNQLLRFQMKWGSSTLREKSFVDQSFFLDERLRFFLQRFPDTFLVLYKPIFLLKNAPVEVEVILLTPVEAWCITFLEAEEDAAFIGSSDRFWVRRHHKHPDKKVLNPLLGANRMTNIVTQLFELYEVNMPIKKVILSRNGYVDYPEAPYDITILDKRTFPEWFERMRAISSPLKAQQLKGAQALLEYCQTTSSLRPEWEAEYNQTEGNEHAAP
- the thpR gene encoding RNA 2',3'-cyclic phosphodiesterase, producing the protein MNTHFFFALVLPDDIKAYLNAVTEQLKPEFPFKKWLHPADYHITMAFLGNAPDTLKEGAMGRVESELSNEASFGLELGDIGGFGKSDSPRILWAGVKQQDRLFAIQRKVYNSCIEAGFELDKKPFKPHITLARKFEGNSPFSLESVRQLANLQDKHFEADQVALYQTHLGASPSYEKIFTINL